The proteins below are encoded in one region of Sedimentibacter sp. zth1:
- a CDS encoding CLC_0170 family protein — MFFLNELKMIFSNGIIFVFIIISYFLTFKTSKKLKENGKTKDYMIVRGTGIFYGVLTIVALVLINIY; from the coding sequence ATGTTTTTTTTGAATGAATTAAAAATGATATTTAGTAATGGTATAATTTTTGTTTTTATTATAATAAGTTACTTCTTAACATTTAAAACAAGTAAAAAATTAAAAGAGAATGGAAAAACTAAAGATTATATGATAGTTAGAGGAACAGGCATTTTTTACGGAGTTTTAACAATAGTGGCATTAGTATTAATAAATATATATTAG
- a CDS encoding GerAB/ArcD/ProY family transporter, giving the protein MRNHKITAYQNTSMLILSSFIFQILVLPVLITKTNGPTAWISIVIAMFIGILFIKPICKIQEKRHDKTLLDICNDLMPTLIVKIIGTFYIVFFIVASSILLKDFSEQVKIFMLPRTPNNLVILIILLTSSYAAHKGIVTIAQVAHLTVIITLIPLLLVTIFSTSNATLSNIFPIWPLDFVGILKGVPFAFAGFFGFYILLFSNPYVRKYKVNNKQNKTFFILSSAIYILCFFLVMFKFGYGEARRLVFPFNQILKFLNIPGSFIENLEALGMSLSTVCAFVCLSIILYFTNLSLQKTLKTEEDSYFIFIQTPIIYILACILPGINIVLKYIHIPIYIFSAINILVILSLIVLDKKRSMAK; this is encoded by the coding sequence ATGAGAAATCATAAAATAACAGCTTATCAAAATACATCAATGCTTATTTTATCATCTTTTATCTTTCAAATATTAGTGCTTCCAGTATTAATAACTAAAACAAATGGACCAACTGCATGGATAAGTATAGTTATAGCGATGTTTATAGGAATTTTATTTATTAAACCTATTTGTAAAATACAAGAAAAACGTCATGATAAAACTTTATTAGATATTTGCAATGACCTTATGCCAACATTAATAGTTAAAATAATAGGTACTTTCTATATAGTGTTTTTTATAGTAGCAAGTAGCATATTGTTAAAGGATTTTTCGGAGCAAGTAAAAATATTTATGCTTCCTAGAACACCGAATAATTTAGTTATACTTATAATTCTTTTAACATCTTCATATGCTGCACATAAAGGAATAGTTACAATTGCGCAAGTAGCACATTTAACCGTTATTATTACATTAATACCATTGTTGCTAGTCACAATATTTTCAACTTCGAACGCAACTTTATCAAATATATTTCCTATTTGGCCACTTGATTTTGTTGGTATATTAAAAGGTGTGCCGTTTGCTTTTGCTGGATTTTTTGGGTTTTATATATTACTATTTTCAAATCCATATGTTAGAAAATATAAAGTAAATAATAAACAAAACAAAACGTTTTTTATCTTAAGCAGTGCAATATATATTTTATGCTTTTTCCTAGTAATGTTTAAATTTGGATACGGAGAAGCTAGAAGACTAGTTTTTCCATTTAATCAAATATTAAAGTTTTTAAATATACCGGGTTCTTTTATTGAAAATTTAGAGGCTTTGGGCATGTCATTAAGTACAGTTTGTGCATTTGTTTGTCTATCTATTATATTGTATTTTACTAACTTAAGCTTACAAAAAACATTAAAGACCGAAGAAGATAGTTATTTTATTTTTATTCAAACTCCAATTATATACATATTAGCGTGTATATTACCAGGAATAAATATTGTTTTAAAATATATACACATTCCTATATATATTTTTTCTGCAATAAATATTCTTGTAATATTATCGCTTATAGTTCTAGATAAAAAAAGGAGTATGGCAAAATGA
- a CDS encoding radical SAM/SPASM domain-containing protein: MEKYKGAYVVDKEDYYFLINPYLQTTSEIKKIDNDFRKSIEPYEKDLIDSYILFNDDNYNYNRISNYFVNKEKYNFNSVTFTEAMSFDCNLNCIYCMQQNTCKSRNKITPDERVTLWQKIKNLFNANDIKICLFGGEPFYDLNYVEELFNIAEKRNINISSIIAVTNGTICNEQVCNIINKFHISTLQITLDGLKEVQDSRRVLTNGSSYDLITNNIDSFLKYTKASIIINTVLDKQNKNDYIPMVREIINRYNDYVFGDKPRVIFNLGTECHPVNRCQYTNENASYNVQFMDTYYENLFKLIDLGVAINSIFPGPICIGNKSNDIVTGPDGNIYSCISAIGLDDFKICDYEDVLNNPAKFLFQSIKFSESNKSAECFECEYSPWCNGGCSYNKFVEGKKSSCQKLIFKEVIEKIVNISSMVQEIYPNIYRKK; this comes from the coding sequence ATGGAAAAGTACAAAGGAGCTTATGTAGTTGATAAGGAAGATTATTACTTTTTAATTAATCCCTATTTACAAACAACTTCCGAAATAAAAAAAATTGATAATGACTTTAGAAAAAGTATAGAACCTTATGAAAAAGATTTAATAGATTCATATATTTTATTTAATGATGATAATTATAATTATAATCGTATATCTAATTATTTTGTAAACAAAGAAAAATATAATTTTAATTCAGTTACATTTACAGAAGCAATGTCATTTGATTGTAATCTTAACTGTATTTATTGTATGCAACAAAACACATGTAAAAGTAGAAATAAAATTACTCCTGATGAAAGGGTTACTTTGTGGCAAAAAATTAAGAACCTTTTCAATGCAAATGATATAAAAATTTGTTTGTTTGGTGGAGAACCTTTTTATGATTTAAACTATGTAGAAGAGTTATTTAACATAGCTGAAAAGAGAAATATAAATATTTCATCAATAATTGCAGTAACAAATGGAACTATATGTAATGAACAAGTATGTAATATTATTAATAAATTTCATATTAGTACTCTACAAATTACATTAGATGGATTAAAAGAAGTTCAAGATTCAAGAAGAGTACTAACGAATGGGAGTTCATATGATTTAATTACTAATAATATTGATAGCTTTCTAAAATATACTAAAGCATCAATAATTATTAATACAGTCTTAGATAAGCAAAACAAAAATGATTACATACCAATGGTAAGAGAGATAATAAATAGATATAATGACTATGTATTCGGAGATAAACCTAGAGTAATATTTAACTTAGGTACAGAGTGCCATCCAGTAAATAGGTGTCAATATACTAATGAAAATGCTAGTTATAACGTACAGTTTATGGATACTTATTATGAAAATTTATTTAAACTTATAGACCTAGGTGTTGCTATTAATTCTATTTTCCCAGGACCTATATGTATAGGAAACAAAAGCAATGATATTGTTACAGGACCAGATGGTAATATATATTCTTGTATATCAGCAATTGGTTTAGATGATTTTAAAATTTGTGATTATGAAGATGTTTTAAATAATCCAGCTAAGTTTTTATTTCAGTCTATAAAATTTAGCGAAAGCAATAAAAGTGCAGAATGCTTTGAGTGTGAATACTCTCCATGGTGTAATGGAGGTTGTAGTTATAATAAATTTGTTGAAGGCAAAAAAAGTAGTTGTCAAAAACTTATTTTTAAAGAAGTAATAGAAAAAATAGTAAATATATCTTCTATGGTTCAAGAAATATATCCAAATATTTATAGGAAAAAATAA
- a CDS encoding spore germination protein — protein sequence MAINKILNETILSLKDSFKDNDDVIYRDIVCRNKQTTKMCMVYIDGMTKKDEVSEFAIEGLIKYFDLDNFETHSQQEIEKIITKTSITIAEIKVIDDMNEAIDNILCGETMLFVDGCSKSIMVGSRGWPMRGIEEPATESLIRGPKDGFNETLKVNIALIRRRIKDTRLKVKFMKLGTRSKTDIALMYMGDKVNKEVLKELKKRLNNIKIEAILESSYIEELIEDDTYSPFPQIENTQRPDAAASAILEGRVVIGIDNSPEVLIVPAIMTVFLQSSEDYYERWSSTLLMRIVRYLALPITVLLPALYVAITTFHPNMLPTELALYVAASRAKVPFPAWFEATLLELVMELIREAGMRIIGPLGSTIGIVGGLVIGQASVEAGLITPLLVIIVAATTIASFAIPSYDFATSLRIIRFAFIILAACLGLFGIALGVCLLLTHLCSLKSMSIPYMIPFSSFVTNKDDLEDTIVRHKISNLVHKPEYLQKKRKER from the coding sequence ATGGCAATTAATAAAATTTTAAATGAGACAATACTATCATTAAAAGATAGCTTTAAAGATAATGATGACGTCATATATAGAGATATAGTTTGTAGAAACAAACAAACTACAAAAATGTGTATGGTCTATATAGATGGAATGACAAAAAAAGATGAAGTTAGCGAATTTGCAATTGAAGGATTAATAAAATATTTTGATTTAGACAATTTTGAAACACATTCACAACAAGAAATTGAGAAGATAATAACTAAAACAAGTATCACGATAGCAGAGATAAAAGTTATTGATGATATGAATGAAGCAATAGACAATATTCTTTGCGGTGAAACAATGCTATTTGTTGATGGCTGTAGCAAATCTATCATGGTTGGCTCAAGAGGATGGCCAATGCGTGGGATTGAAGAACCGGCTACTGAGTCATTAATTAGAGGTCCAAAGGATGGTTTCAATGAAACATTAAAAGTAAACATAGCATTAATTAGAAGAAGAATAAAAGATACGAGATTAAAAGTAAAATTTATGAAACTAGGAACACGTTCAAAAACGGATATAGCTTTAATGTATATGGGTGATAAAGTAAACAAAGAAGTTTTAAAAGAATTAAAAAAAAGATTAAATAACATAAAAATAGAAGCAATTTTAGAAAGCTCATATATTGAAGAATTAATAGAAGACGATACGTATTCACCATTCCCGCAGATAGAAAATACTCAAAGACCTGATGCAGCAGCATCTGCTATACTTGAAGGTCGTGTAGTTATAGGAATTGATAATTCACCTGAAGTATTAATAGTTCCGGCTATTATGACAGTGTTTTTGCAATCATCTGAAGATTATTACGAAAGATGGTCATCAACATTGTTGATGAGAATTGTTAGATATTTGGCATTACCCATAACGGTGCTTTTACCTGCATTGTATGTAGCAATAACAACCTTCCACCCTAATATGCTACCTACAGAGCTTGCATTATATGTTGCGGCATCAAGAGCGAAAGTACCGTTTCCTGCTTGGTTTGAAGCAACGCTTTTAGAACTAGTTATGGAGCTTATACGTGAAGCAGGCATGAGAATTATAGGCCCATTAGGTTCAACAATAGGTATAGTTGGTGGTCTGGTTATTGGGCAGGCATCTGTTGAGGCAGGACTTATTACACCACTGTTAGTTATAATAGTAGCTGCAACTACCATAGCATCATTTGCAATACCTAGCTATGATTTTGCTACATCATTAAGAATTATTAGGTTTGCTTTTATCATATTAGCAGCTTGCTTAGGTTTATTTGGTATAGCTTTAGGAGTATGCTTACTATTAACGCATTTATGTTCATTAAAGAGTATGAGCATACCATATATGATTCCTTTTTCAAGTTTTGTGACAAACAAGGATGATTTAGAAGATACAATAGTAAGACATAAAATTTCTAACCTAGTGCATAAACCAGAATACTTACAGAAAAAAAGAAAAGAGAGGTAA
- a CDS encoding helix-turn-helix domain-containing protein, whose amino-acid sequence MESNFGSILKQLRKKYNLTQKELSEGICSVKQLIRIEHNDSEPSIYVLHRLSSKLNIDLNEYYKKIYNNNIIEAIEYSDQIINCIGALNFEKLYSLIKIVEKHSLFRSGQNLALLYYAKAAYEFHTNKRYDMVIELCQQGIQAETPSFKIQNTKQNIYSNLGYSMLNLISCCYRELNEEIKCINILLYILDTIDKFYFSESYQSYNSMTYTNKLYQATLFQLGKLYYYKNDYNTAFSYINKGIDFSFKNNMTRLLPELFEMKYLTLYRLERYNEALVEYRCAKHLYKNAGFPQFAVDMENTARNKFPKIIELDNL is encoded by the coding sequence ATGGAATCAAATTTTGGAAGCATTTTAAAACAATTAAGAAAAAAATATAACTTAACTCAGAAAGAATTATCTGAAGGAATTTGTTCGGTTAAGCAATTAATAAGAATTGAACATAATGATAGTGAACCATCTATATATGTACTACATAGACTATCCTCTAAATTAAACATAGACTTAAATGAATATTATAAAAAAATATATAACAATAATATTATTGAAGCAATAGAATATTCAGACCAGATAATAAATTGTATTGGTGCACTTAATTTCGAAAAACTATATTCTCTAATAAAAATAGTTGAAAAACATTCTTTATTTAGAAGCGGTCAAAATTTAGCACTACTATATTATGCAAAAGCTGCATATGAATTTCATACAAACAAACGCTATGATATGGTAATTGAATTATGCCAGCAAGGTATACAAGCAGAAACTCCATCCTTTAAGATACAAAACACAAAACAAAATATATATTCAAATTTAGGTTATTCAATGTTAAATCTTATAAGTTGTTGTTATAGAGAGCTTAACGAAGAAATAAAATGTATAAACATATTATTATATATTTTAGATACAATAGATAAATTCTATTTTTCTGAATCTTATCAAAGTTATAATTCAATGACTTACACAAACAAATTATATCAAGCTACATTGTTTCAATTAGGCAAGTTATATTATTATAAAAATGACTACAATACCGCTTTTTCTTATATAAATAAAGGGATTGATTTTTCATTTAAAAATAACATGACTAGATTACTACCTGAATTATTTGAAATGAAATATTTAACTCTTTATAGATTAGAAAGATACAATGAAGCACTGGTTGAATATAGATGTGCTAAACATCTTTATAAAAATGCTGGTTTCCCTCAGTTTGCAGTTGATATGGAAAATACTGCTAGAAATAAATTCCCTAAAATTATTGAATTAGACAATTTGTAA
- the spoIIR gene encoding stage II sporulation protein R — protein sequence MKYKSKICFILILLVMAVVVAYAFESYFEILQLEDKVIRLHILANSDTLQDQDLKLKVRNNIIENFSGKLKSVVSKKDSEKIIHENLNEIRNIAQQTVYKEGYYYDVRVFYDNYEFPVRQYEDFTLPEGDYDTVRVEIGEANGKNWWCVMFPPLCFMNVGKASDADKLDEEVENRLKEVLTEEEIEIIRTNRGYSKIKLKSKLYEIIRKIMQK from the coding sequence ATGAAATACAAATCAAAAATTTGCTTTATCTTGATACTTCTTGTGATGGCAGTTGTTGTAGCATATGCTTTTGAATCATATTTTGAAATATTACAGCTCGAAGATAAAGTTATTAGGCTACATATACTTGCAAATTCTGATACATTGCAAGATCAAGATTTAAAGTTAAAGGTAAGAAATAACATTATAGAAAATTTTAGTGGAAAGCTAAAAAGTGTTGTTTCAAAAAAAGACAGTGAAAAAATAATACATGAAAATTTAAACGAAATAAGAAATATAGCTCAGCAAACAGTATATAAAGAAGGCTATTATTATGATGTAAGGGTTTTTTATGATAACTATGAATTTCCTGTTAGGCAATACGAGGATTTTACTTTGCCAGAGGGTGATTATGACACGGTAAGAGTTGAAATTGGAGAAGCAAATGGAAAAAATTGGTGGTGTGTTATGTTTCCACCACTGTGTTTTATGAATGTTGGAAAAGCTTCAGATGCTGATAAGCTAGATGAAGAAGTAGAGAACAGATTAAAAGAAGTTCTAACAGAAGAAGAAATAGAGATTATAAGAACAAACAGAGGGTATTCAAAAATCAAATTAAAATCAAAGCTATATGAAATTATTAGAAAAATAATGCAGAAATAA
- a CDS encoding Ger(x)C family spore germination protein, whose translation MKYKILALVLIIIFMFSLVGCGIKDAVEINKREYIFAVGIDTNDNATSEEDEYTFTAEIPVLNTGSQDKRFVITQNCNDLTSFYYNNILSTDKIASDSMMQVIIIGEDVLKDKDTIKRMFDEIERSPQINRKVKIVVAKGKASDIVNFEIADNPLIGRYISEFLIKLKKLSFQTTYSFDEVVLYLQNLGNALIPAVEIKNDRLSIDGAAVIKKYELIDYINHDENGIISMLTKGAATGMNDINIKVDEIPVSLTYENVVVSQDINIKGEKLDAKLYVTVYLNINSYDLTKTNSSDIDFERKLCNETNALMSKYTKKLLQKMQEDYKMDILGIQDDLMKFDKTDYDKIKDKYEEVFESANINVYYNVKINNSGMVK comes from the coding sequence ATGAAGTATAAAATTTTAGCTTTAGTATTAATTATAATTTTCATGTTTTCTTTAGTAGGATGCGGAATAAAAGATGCTGTAGAAATTAATAAAAGAGAATACATTTTTGCAGTAGGTATAGACACAAATGATAATGCAACTAGTGAAGAAGATGAGTATACTTTTACAGCAGAAATACCCGTATTGAACACAGGTTCGCAAGATAAAAGATTTGTTATAACACAAAATTGCAATGACTTAACTAGTTTTTACTATAATAATATATTATCAACAGATAAAATAGCTTCTGATAGTATGATGCAAGTTATAATCATTGGCGAAGATGTATTAAAAGACAAAGATACAATAAAAAGGATGTTTGATGAAATAGAACGTTCACCTCAAATAAATCGTAAAGTAAAAATTGTTGTGGCAAAGGGAAAAGCGTCAGACATAGTGAATTTTGAAATAGCAGATAATCCATTGATTGGAAGATATATTAGTGAATTTTTAATTAAATTAAAAAAGCTTAGCTTTCAAACGACATATAGTTTCGATGAAGTTGTATTGTATTTGCAAAACTTAGGCAACGCATTAATACCTGCAGTTGAGATTAAAAATGATAGATTGTCAATAGATGGGGCAGCTGTTATAAAGAAATATGAGCTTATAGATTATATAAATCATGATGAAAATGGCATAATATCAATGTTGACAAAGGGTGCCGCTACCGGTATGAATGATATAAATATTAAAGTTGATGAAATACCAGTATCATTAACATATGAAAATGTTGTAGTTTCGCAGGATATAAATATTAAAGGTGAAAAATTAGATGCAAAGCTATATGTTACAGTTTATTTAAACATAAATTCATACGACTTAACAAAAACAAATAGCTCTGATATAGATTTTGAAAGAAAGCTTTGTAATGAAACTAATGCATTAATGTCAAAGTATACTAAGAAACTGCTACAAAAAATGCAAGAGGATTATAAAATGGACATTTTAGGTATACAAGATGATTTAATGAAATTTGATAAAACTGACTATGACAAAATAAAAGATAAATATGAAGAAGTATTTGAAAGTGCAAATATTAACGTTTATTACAATGTAAAAATAAATAATAGTGGTATGGTTAAGTAA
- a CDS encoding ABC transporter ATP-binding protein, whose amino-acid sequence MRNIKLRLKEIVSILNLVCKNAPFQFLFKLFVVIIIAILRPLNVYFFQNVIDNIVQSEAGATLNSEVLLWLCLFCISTLIVINVNFINNIQNISLKKKFNIKFLNSMLYKYKKIDYSCFENTEVHNIITRMGDNLDKTIIELFLRIIDITSIMVSIIGYIIIFLQVSVWFAIIFFVVLFIVFILEFKAMNKMNTMLYNQTEDERKLNYLQHILSDKHSLLELKIFCSISYILNMWNKKAKEILNVRVKTTISSQKYFALNCLCTIIWISIMLIVLINYYEKDYITLGLFISLIGSASTLLSIIESLSYYISDLSQNLLCIDYYNKFINLPEDHKYNEKEYDFEKPEIVFKNVSFTYPGTTQKILDNISFSINYNEKVALVGKNGSGKTTIIKLLCKLYKPDSGEILVGGININNIDRNSLAKIYSVVFQDYANYALTLRENIAVGDIKKLNNDDSIIKSLTFGLKNMNISLDQNLGKIDENGMDLSKGQWQQVAIARARIVENNFIVLDEPTASLDPIAECELYNSFLEVLNDRGCIIISHRLASAKLCDKIIVIHGGQIVEVGTHTELLKHKNIYCNMFKTQSEWYSKGEKYEKNKNC is encoded by the coding sequence ATGAGAAATATAAAATTAAGATTAAAAGAAATAGTAAGTATACTAAATTTAGTTTGTAAAAATGCACCATTTCAATTTTTATTCAAGCTATTTGTAGTAATTATAATAGCAATTCTTAGACCACTAAATGTATACTTTTTTCAAAATGTAATAGATAATATTGTGCAGTCAGAAGCAGGTGCAACATTAAATAGTGAAGTATTATTATGGTTATGCTTATTTTGCATTTCCACTTTGATAGTTATAAATGTTAACTTTATAAATAATATACAAAACATTTCATTGAAAAAAAAATTTAATATTAAGTTTCTAAATTCTATGTTGTACAAATATAAAAAAATTGATTACTCGTGTTTTGAAAATACAGAAGTACATAATATTATTACTCGTATGGGGGATAATTTAGACAAAACAATCATTGAACTATTTTTAAGAATTATAGATATTACTTCTATAATGGTTTCAATTATAGGCTATATTATTATATTTTTACAAGTTTCTGTTTGGTTTGCAATAATATTTTTTGTGGTATTATTTATAGTTTTCATTTTAGAATTTAAAGCCATGAATAAAATGAATACTATGTTATATAATCAAACTGAAGATGAAAGAAAGTTAAATTATTTACAACATATACTATCTGATAAACATTCATTACTTGAGTTGAAAATATTTTGTTCAATATCATATATTCTAAACATGTGGAACAAAAAAGCTAAGGAAATTCTTAATGTTAGAGTAAAAACAACAATTAGTTCTCAAAAATATTTTGCATTGAATTGTTTATGCACAATTATTTGGATTAGTATAATGCTTATAGTATTAATTAACTATTATGAAAAAGACTATATAACACTAGGGTTATTTATTTCTCTTATAGGTAGTGCAAGTACATTATTAAGTATTATAGAATCGCTATCTTATTATATATCTGATTTATCGCAAAATTTATTATGTATAGATTATTATAATAAATTTATAAATTTACCTGAGGATCATAAATATAACGAAAAAGAATATGATTTTGAAAAACCAGAAATTGTTTTTAAAAATGTATCTTTTACATATCCTGGAACCACACAAAAAATTTTAGATAATATATCTTTTAGTATTAATTATAATGAAAAAGTTGCGCTTGTAGGCAAAAATGGTTCAGGAAAAACTACAATAATCAAGCTTCTTTGTAAACTATACAAACCTGATAGTGGGGAAATATTAGTAGGCGGTATTAATATTAATAATATAGATAGAAATTCTTTAGCTAAGATATATAGTGTTGTTTTTCAGGACTATGCTAACTATGCATTAACCCTTAGAGAAAATATTGCTGTTGGAGATATAAAAAAACTTAATAATGATGATTCAATAATAAAATCACTAACTTTTGGTTTAAAAAATATGAATATATCACTTGATCAAAATCTTGGCAAAATAGATGAAAATGGTATGGATTTATCAAAAGGTCAGTGGCAACAAGTTGCAATAGCAAGAGCGCGTATAGTAGAAAATAATTTTATAGTTCTTGATGAACCTACAGCCTCTCTAGATCCTATAGCTGAATGTGAACTATACAATTCATTTCTAGAAGTATTAAATGACAGAGGTTGTATAATAATATCACATAGATTAGCAAGTGCAAAATTATGCGATAAGATAATAGTAATACATGGTGGACAAATTGTAGAAGTAGGAACTCATACTGAGTTATTAAAACATAAAAATATATATTGTAATATGTTTAAAACACAAAGTGAATGGTATAGCAAAGGTGAAAAATATGAAAAAAATAAAAACTGTTAA
- a CDS encoding sigma-54-dependent Fis family transcriptional regulator, protein MDRKDIRIINQLEEQIKYLTKQQYIYNEMLNKVEDGIYITDKIGTTLFVNDAFLALSGLSRDKIIGKTVYSLKNKSILPNSCCAKVIETRSTVFTINNYVEGQKCLVSGSPIFDDDGKLVRTIAVIRDVSELNNLMKNLILREDLIINSSKYTVKESKESKKDAYISSNDYMKEIYNNVNKVANFDSTILILGETGVGKDFLAEYIYNVSNIKNKGKFVKVNCGAVPENLLESEFFGYEEGAFSGALKGGKKGLFEEANNGVIFLDEIGDMPYSLQVKLLTVINDKVFYRIGGVKPINFNAKIVAATNANLLKLVEQKKFRLDLYYRLNVVNFTIPPLRNRKEDIIPLSQEFIEYYNNKYSKNTFFSPGCLEKFLAYDWPGNIREMKNIIERLVLISDTPCIHTKLFKEQLIIGENETPVIFIERPEESSGTLKERMEQFERKEIIKVLNSSRTLKIAAETLDIDISTLVRKKQKYKIK, encoded by the coding sequence ATGGATAGAAAAGATATTAGAATAATTAATCAATTAGAGGAACAAATTAAGTATTTGACTAAACAACAATATATATACAATGAAATGTTAAACAAAGTTGAAGATGGTATATATATAACTGATAAAATAGGGACTACTTTGTTTGTTAACGATGCTTTTTTAGCACTTTCTGGTTTATCAAGAGATAAAATTATAGGCAAAACTGTTTATTCTTTAAAAAACAAAAGCATATTGCCTAATTCTTGCTGTGCAAAAGTTATTGAAACAAGAAGTACAGTTTTTACAATCAATAACTATGTTGAAGGTCAAAAATGCCTCGTTTCGGGTTCCCCAATATTTGATGATGACGGTAAGCTTGTAAGAACAATTGCTGTTATAAGAGATGTATCTGAGCTAAATAACTTGATGAAAAACCTAATTTTAAGAGAAGATTTAATTATTAACAGCTCAAAATATACTGTTAAGGAAAGCAAGGAAAGCAAAAAGGATGCGTATATTTCAAGTAATGACTATATGAAAGAAATATATAACAATGTCAATAAAGTTGCTAATTTTGATAGTACAATTTTAATACTTGGTGAAACTGGCGTAGGCAAAGATTTTTTAGCGGAATATATATATAATGTAAGCAATATAAAAAATAAAGGCAAATTTGTTAAGGTAAATTGTGGAGCTGTTCCTGAAAACCTTTTAGAGTCTGAATTTTTTGGATATGAGGAGGGAGCATTCTCAGGTGCACTAAAAGGCGGTAAAAAAGGTTTATTTGAAGAAGCAAATAACGGGGTTATATTTTTAGATGAAATCGGTGATATGCCATACTCGTTACAAGTTAAATTACTCACCGTTATAAATGATAAAGTGTTTTATAGAATAGGTGGAGTTAAACCGATTAATTTCAATGCAAAAATTGTAGCGGCAACAAATGCAAATTTGCTTAAACTTGTTGAACAAAAAAAATTCAGATTAGATTTATATTATAGGCTTAATGTAGTGAATTTTACGATACCCCCACTCAGAAACAGAAAAGAAGATATAATACCATTATCACAAGAATTTATAGAATATTATAATAATAAATATAGTAAAAATACATTTTTTTCTCCTGGTTGTTTGGAAAAATTTTTAGCATATGATTGGCCAGGAAACATAAGAGAAATGAAAAATATTATTGAGAGATTAGTGTTGATATCAGATACACCTTGTATTCACACCAAATTGTTTAAAGAGCAGTTAATTATAGGCGAAAATGAAACACCTGTTATATTTATAGAAAGACCAGAAGAATCAAGTGGAACGTTAAAGGAAAGAATGGAGCAATTTGAAAGAAAAGAAATAATTAAGGTTCTAAACTCATCAAGAACTCTCAAAATAGCCGCCGAAACACTAGATATTGACATTTCGACACTTGTTAGAAAGAAGCAAAAATATAAAATTAAATAA